DNA from Campylobacter sp. RM5004:
AATAAAGCCATAGCTACCCTCTGAATGATAGCTCATAACAGGTTCAATATAAACATCATCTATTAATATTTTATCACCTATATTTATTTCTTTATAAGTGATTGCATATTTTCCATTAGCAAGTTTGATTTTAGAAAAATCAGGCCAAATTTTATTATTAAAAAAGTGATCTTTTAAGCTTTGTATGCTTTCTTTACTTGCGTATAGACAAATACTATCTTGAAGTTTTAGGAAATAATTATCAACATATAAAGCAATAGCACAAATGTGGTCTAAATGAGTATGAGATATGAATACATGTTTTATAAAATTGTCATTTGTTGGTTTAGGTAAAAAACCTGCATCAATAACGCCACTTAAACTAAATTGAATACAAGTTAGATTATCGCTTAAATATTTACTAACAGATGAGCCTTCAAAAACTATTCTATGTGTGTTAAAAATATTCATTATTTAATCCTTATTATATACACTTGAAAACGCTATGAAAGGTTTGCAAGTAAAATTTGGTTTATTATAGTTTAATTTTTGTTTATCAAGACCTAACATAAGGCCACCGCTTTGATTTATCAAAAAGTCCCCAGCAGCTAAATCCCAAGAATTAAGCATTTCATATCTTAAATATACATCAGCAAAGCCTTCAAGCAAAGCACAAAATTTTAAAGCCGAACCTATATTTAATGCTGTGTAGCCATAGCTAAAAGGTATTTTTGCATTATTTTCGTTTTGATCTTTTCTTAAAGATACTAAAGCTTTATTAGATTCTTTTTTAATTTTATTTAAGATTTCTTGATTTTTATACACTGGCATACCTTTAGCTGAATAATAAATATCTTTATTA
Protein-coding regions in this window:
- a CDS encoding 3'(2'),5'-bisphosphate nucleotidase CysQ codes for the protein MQDLLTLAKKAAKLAGEELLSIKHPLIKTKPDGSLVSSADLKANEIICDILKESKISICSEEQILDYEKRKKAPFWLIDPLDGTTNYLKTRKNFCICISLIDGARPILGLIYDVCNKDIYYSAKGMPVYKNQEILNKIKKESNKALVSLRKDQNENNAKIPFSYGYTALNIGSALKFCALLEGFADVYLRYEMLNSWDLAAGDFLINQSGGLMLGLDKQKLNYNKPNFTCKPFIAFSSVYNKD